The following proteins come from a genomic window of Alicyclobacillus dauci:
- a CDS encoding LysM peptidoglycan-binding domain-containing protein, which yields MILGGYASLAAVGLVTLGGIFIGCTKGDVPSDVHTETYTVQAGDTVWGILQRYDTRDNMNMARDWVYSHNNIHGDIQPGQVLTIPVGR from the coding sequence TTGATCCTCGGAGGTTATGCGTCGCTCGCTGCTGTCGGCCTAGTGACTCTAGGTGGAATTTTCATTGGTTGCACAAAGGGAGATGTACCATCCGATGTGCATACGGAGACATACACAGTTCAAGCGGGGGATACGGTCTGGGGCATTCTCCAACGATATGACACCCGGGACAACATGAACATGGCTCGGGACTGGGTATACAGCCATAACAACATTCACGGAGATATTCAGCCTGGACAAGTCCTAACGATACCTGTGGGGAGGTAG
- a CDS encoding replication terminator protein, which yields MDLAKMAGGAVQERFDTEFQRVLDNIMDPNTSTKAKRKLQLTLTFATDENREIALVTVDAKSTIAPAVGIATKFLMDRDLKGRAVGAEFTQARLFEEAEVAPSEPGTGKVSYLEQKQSGGLK from the coding sequence ATGGACTTAGCAAAAATGGCAGGCGGTGCAGTTCAAGAGCGGTTTGATACGGAGTTTCAACGGGTGCTCGACAATATCATGGATCCCAATACGAGCACAAAAGCAAAGCGGAAATTGCAATTAACGTTAACCTTTGCCACGGACGAAAATCGCGAAATTGCGCTGGTAACGGTTGATGCGAAATCTACCATCGCTCCCGCAGTTGGAATCGCCACGAAGTTCCTTATGGACCGTGATTTGAAAGGACGAGCCGTCGGCGCGGAGTTCACGCAGGCTAGGTTGTTTGAGGAAGCCGAAGTGGCGCCGAGCGAACCAGGAACAGGGAAAGTTTCGTACCTCGAGCAAAAGCAGTCAGGGGGCCTTAAGTAA
- a CDS encoding VVA0879 family protein codes for MEKQTLEEWRKEATERYGEKGRDWKFKCPRCGNVQCGQDFMDRGMSAEEAANQAYQGCIGRSFKDIGCDWAAYGLFGTMGTGRIVITPEGEEVEVFDFA; via the coding sequence ATGGAGAAACAAACGTTAGAAGAATGGCGCAAAGAAGCGACTGAACGGTACGGAGAAAAGGGTCGAGACTGGAAGTTCAAATGTCCGAGATGCGGGAATGTCCAGTGCGGTCAGGATTTCATGGATCGTGGTATGTCAGCCGAAGAAGCAGCGAACCAGGCATACCAAGGCTGTATTGGTCGCAGTTTCAAGGACATTGGATGTGACTGGGCCGCGTATGGACTCTTTGGAACGATGGGAACCGGACGGATCGTAATCACCCCGGAGGGTGAAGAAGTTGAGGTATTCGACTTTGCGTGA
- a CDS encoding recombinase family protein produces the protein MRAAIYTRVSSEMQVADGFSLDAQLSRLRSYCDSQGWTVAGVYTDEGISAKDMQRPSLNRLVDDIKRSKYDVVVVYKLDRLTRSVRDLDELLRIFGEYKVGFKSATEVYDTTSATGRLFLHLVASLAQWERETIAERVRFGQEQMTHEGKWSGGNIPFGYDHKDGKLVINDAQAIVVREIYNRYVRGEGTKAILTWLNDPEHPQLAPNRRWSQWGLKYLLRNPLYAGYVRYGYRTIEGRKQPDAIIANGEHEAIITQETWERADQMRKRRTMMPSNSSTGTYPLSGLLRCGKCGTAMSGRTNQKMSHGKRVVGRHYICNERQHSNLCDMPMIQQTMLEDAVLVEIEKFYESLNDITESVTDNSKAADRLNAEIEKVNKRRSRWMDAFEEGNITSAELRERLDTLNEQEEMFRLQLSDLEDAQPMDQAFVRDVLKSFRSAWDAAEPYERKELIRIIVKRIDVHINGKVIRNRPAPFRVDIEFNM, from the coding sequence ATGCGCGCTGCGATATACACACGCGTTAGTTCAGAAATGCAGGTTGCGGACGGTTTCTCTCTAGATGCACAATTATCGCGTCTTCGTTCCTACTGTGACTCACAGGGATGGACGGTAGCGGGCGTTTACACTGATGAAGGCATATCAGCTAAAGATATGCAGAGACCATCCTTGAATCGACTCGTAGACGATATTAAGCGTAGCAAATATGATGTAGTCGTGGTGTACAAGCTCGACCGGCTTACGCGTAGTGTTCGCGATCTAGATGAACTCCTACGTATTTTCGGAGAATACAAAGTCGGTTTTAAAAGCGCGACTGAAGTGTACGACACTACATCCGCGACCGGGCGTTTGTTTCTTCATCTCGTTGCTTCCCTCGCTCAATGGGAACGAGAAACAATTGCAGAACGGGTCCGTTTCGGCCAGGAGCAGATGACGCACGAGGGCAAGTGGTCCGGTGGTAACATACCGTTCGGTTATGACCACAAAGACGGAAAACTGGTCATCAATGACGCACAGGCTATCGTTGTGCGTGAGATATACAATCGTTACGTCAGAGGGGAAGGCACTAAAGCTATCCTCACCTGGCTTAACGATCCAGAACATCCCCAACTCGCACCAAATCGGCGTTGGAGCCAATGGGGATTAAAATATCTTTTGCGTAACCCTTTATATGCTGGATATGTCCGATATGGGTATCGCACTATCGAAGGACGAAAGCAGCCCGACGCAATTATTGCCAACGGAGAGCACGAGGCAATTATCACGCAAGAGACATGGGAGCGTGCCGATCAGATGAGAAAACGTCGCACTATGATGCCGTCAAACTCGTCAACCGGTACTTATCCGTTGTCGGGACTTTTGCGTTGTGGAAAGTGCGGAACCGCGATGTCTGGGCGCACGAATCAAAAGATGTCACACGGTAAGCGAGTTGTTGGCCGACATTACATTTGCAACGAACGTCAACACTCCAACCTCTGTGACATGCCAATGATACAACAAACAATGCTCGAGGACGCTGTTCTTGTGGAGATTGAAAAGTTCTATGAGAGCCTTAATGATATTACGGAGTCGGTGACCGATAATTCAAAGGCCGCGGACCGACTAAACGCGGAAATTGAGAAAGTAAATAAGCGTCGGAGTCGATGGATGGATGCATTCGAAGAAGGCAATATCACTTCAGCGGAACTTCGTGAACGTTTGGATACGTTGAACGAACAAGAAGAGATGTTTCGACTCCAATTAAGTGACCTTGAGGACGCACAACCGATGGACCAGGCGTTTGTTCGCGACGTGCTCAAATCCTTTCGCTCGGCGTGGGACGCAGCGGAGCCGTATGAGCGCAAGGAACTCATTCGGATTATTGTTAAGCGGATCGACGTTCACATCAACGGCAAAGTAATTCGCAACCGGCCTGCACCATTTCGCGTTGACATAGAGTTCAACATGTAG
- a CDS encoding DUF488 domain-containing protein → MKIYTIGYEGSNFDEWFQILIEHQITCVVDIREIPVSRKRGFSKTKLRDALECAGIKYVHYRSLGSPSDIRKQLHRDGDYITFFEKFDAYLDEQQDELEEIVGLAQSERICLLCFEQNHRRCHRHSVAQRLSSLMPKGAEIVNVDCGKRLAQNINLNYG, encoded by the coding sequence GTGAAAATTTACACCATTGGGTATGAGGGCAGTAACTTCGACGAATGGTTCCAAATCTTAATTGAACATCAGATCACCTGTGTGGTCGATATTCGTGAAATACCTGTAAGTCGAAAACGAGGGTTTTCAAAGACAAAATTACGCGATGCATTGGAGTGTGCAGGAATTAAATACGTTCACTACAGATCCCTCGGCTCCCCCTCGGACATTAGGAAGCAACTACACCGTGACGGGGATTACATAACATTCTTTGAGAAATTCGATGCATACCTTGACGAACAACAAGATGAGCTAGAGGAGATTGTAGGCTTAGCACAATCTGAACGTATTTGTCTGTTGTGCTTCGAGCAAAATCATCGTCGCTGCCACCGACATAGTGTTGCACAGCGATTATCGTCTTTGATGCCCAAAGGGGCTGAAATTGTAAATGTCGATTGCGGAAAACGCTTGGCGCAAAACATCAATCTTAATTACGGTTAA
- a CDS encoding ImmA/IrrE family metallo-endopeptidase — MQEMFERYVPTHLESAIMDFYRKNKVKSQYDIDLEMFAWDAGIWVHYADMGTTHNEVDGTMYSIIIDNRIPWQQQRVEFAHELGHVLLHAGRQEFMNNDFRALQEWQADRFAMYALAPTCMIVNTITNASSRTQLVRQLAEAFDVPDPFMDVRLKILEQRFRDLQAQGLMQEAIEAEHARYDYTYRHPTNPVIEYLVKDHVIVGQRRRADI; from the coding sequence ATGCAAGAGATGTTTGAGCGCTACGTTCCCACCCACCTCGAGTCCGCAATCATGGACTTCTATCGAAAAAACAAAGTGAAGTCACAGTATGATATCGACCTTGAGATGTTTGCCTGGGACGCAGGGATTTGGGTGCATTATGCCGATATGGGTACCACACACAATGAGGTCGATGGAACGATGTACTCCATCATCATTGATAACCGCATCCCATGGCAGCAGCAACGCGTCGAATTCGCTCATGAGCTCGGGCACGTTCTGCTTCATGCTGGCCGCCAAGAGTTCATGAATAACGACTTTCGAGCCTTACAAGAGTGGCAAGCAGACAGGTTCGCCATGTATGCTCTCGCCCCCACGTGCATGATCGTCAACACCATTACAAATGCTTCATCCCGTACCCAACTGGTTCGTCAATTAGCTGAAGCATTTGACGTTCCAGATCCATTTATGGATGTTCGTCTGAAAATTCTCGAGCAACGGTTCCGCGACCTACAGGCACAAGGCCTAATGCAAGAAGCAATCGAAGCCGAGCATGCTAGATACGATTACACGTATCGTCACCCCACTAATCCAGTTATCGAGTATCTGGTTAAAGACCACGTCATCGTAGGACAACGTCGCCGTGCTGACATCTGA
- a CDS encoding PAS domain-containing protein yields MESLLEQRNLLFDSVADSMEELLILVDSECNVMYFNRAAKEALGLTEGCIGRHVFDELKIWIVNDDRNHTIIHEVLKTRMAQKGLRRQTIDGRELLINIVPMSTASTRRGVLITAQNISHVIAMEQELDMAFALTLPNSKVEYRLKSIPEYQDLYDTDTKFITITGVIADGGHRHVVNCLKIFSVLVAKGVTRLIGIDKDSLVQAFIFHDLGKSQPVLQTGDKVDPKIVFENGKLHAARGADIAKYYYQQKDDIVTIIRYHHHGESELPNDFPQHLLPMFRLFQIVDGLSAAVTRGGVNVSLDVHDCVITIQEVNRRPQYNGTRHINLYTGQSEWIPIA; encoded by the coding sequence TTGGAAAGTCTATTGGAACAGCGGAACTTACTGTTTGACTCTGTTGCGGATTCAATGGAGGAACTGCTCATCCTTGTTGATTCAGAATGTAACGTTATGTATTTCAATAGGGCCGCGAAGGAAGCTCTTGGGCTCACGGAAGGCTGCATCGGCCGTCATGTTTTCGACGAATTAAAAATTTGGATAGTCAACGATGATCGAAATCACACTATCATTCACGAAGTCCTCAAAACGAGAATGGCACAGAAGGGTCTCCGTCGGCAAACTATAGATGGACGAGAGCTTCTGATCAACATCGTTCCTATGTCTACGGCCTCAACCCGTCGAGGAGTACTCATTACGGCTCAAAACATCAGTCACGTAATTGCTATGGAACAAGAATTGGATATGGCATTCGCATTGACTTTACCGAATAGCAAAGTGGAATACCGCTTAAAGTCTATCCCAGAGTACCAAGATCTGTACGACACAGACACTAAGTTCATTACAATTACAGGTGTGATTGCTGATGGTGGACATCGTCACGTTGTCAATTGTCTGAAAATATTCTCCGTCCTGGTGGCCAAAGGTGTTACCCGATTAATCGGAATTGACAAGGACTCACTGGTACAAGCGTTTATTTTTCATGATCTAGGGAAATCACAACCGGTACTACAGACGGGCGATAAAGTAGACCCGAAAATTGTCTTCGAGAACGGAAAGCTTCATGCAGCACGCGGAGCGGACATTGCTAAATACTATTACCAGCAGAAAGACGATATCGTAACCATTATTCGATACCATCATCACGGTGAAAGTGAATTACCAAACGATTTTCCACAACACCTGCTCCCCATGTTCCGGCTATTCCAGATTGTCGATGGATTATCGGCCGCAGTGACCCGAGGTGGGGTGAATGTCAGTTTGGATGTTCACGATTGTGTCATTACAATCCAGGAAGTGAATCGTCGCCCTCAATACAACGGGACGCGGCACATTAATCTGTACACAGGCCAGTCCGAATGGATTCCAATTGCGTAA
- a CDS encoding DUF4406 domain-containing protein — protein MKIYLSGPMTGLPNFNRDTFNEVATVLRSVGYEVFNPAEVQLDNGTWEQYMREDIKGMMDCDRVLLLPGWQKSAGANVENRLARDVGMPRRSLVEWLAFSEEGHRVLAESRPVSIRLLEQLLGTADTERGNRERSQSLSVGGYAGGGAGDGSSDSISG, from the coding sequence ATGAAAATCTACCTATCAGGACCAATGACAGGACTCCCTAACTTCAACAGAGACACGTTCAACGAAGTAGCGACCGTACTCCGGTCAGTAGGGTACGAGGTATTCAACCCAGCGGAGGTCCAGCTCGACAACGGCACGTGGGAACAGTATATGCGGGAGGATATCAAAGGAATGATGGACTGCGACCGAGTTCTGTTGCTCCCCGGGTGGCAAAAGTCAGCGGGGGCGAACGTAGAAAATCGCCTAGCTCGCGATGTAGGGATGCCCAGGCGGTCGCTAGTTGAATGGCTTGCATTCAGCGAAGAAGGGCACCGGGTCTTGGCGGAGAGCCGCCCGGTCAGCATCAGGCTGCTTGAACAACTGCTGGGTACCGCCGACACAGAGCGGGGGAACAGGGAACGCTCTCAATCGTTGTCGGTAGGTGGTTACGCCGGCGGGGGAGCGGGGGATGGTTCGAGTGATTCCATTTCCGGATAA
- the dnaB gene encoding replicative DNA helicase, which produces MLNEGLRETEASLVSTVVNYPETLDEVDVTYTDFLDQECSLLFRTAVYLRDRGEDVSIFALMQKLKKRVHSGVLAEILDIARAMPKSIGQISLIVRQAALLRGVESVGKQLVQLAHDSTDPATALDAAEKALSEVMNKFEGDKGPTHIGDGLMEHWDTIERRYQNRGKVMGVTTGLDDIDRLIGGWQEKDFVIIAARPSMGKTAFMLESAKATSLQGAGVIFSAEMGEEQLYDRLLASESTISLFSLRNGLIDDDKFPELSLAASSLSDRMLYIDDTSLVTMSHIRSTLRKLRRKVPEETKMVVYLDYLQLVRQNGRSRNEEVSEISQMCKATAKDLNCTFVALSQLSRKCEERGNKRPMLSDLRDSGSIEQDADIVAFLYRDEYYNPETEKQNIMEFIVAKNRNGPTGTAELVFLKQNQKFVNLARSVGNDVS; this is translated from the coding sequence TTGCTAAACGAGGGACTTCGTGAGACAGAGGCGTCGCTTGTTTCAACGGTGGTTAACTACCCTGAAACGCTTGATGAGGTTGATGTCACATATACGGATTTTCTAGATCAAGAGTGCAGTTTGTTGTTCCGCACGGCGGTGTACTTACGGGATCGTGGGGAAGATGTCAGCATCTTTGCCCTTATGCAGAAGTTGAAAAAACGGGTTCATTCGGGTGTCCTAGCAGAGATTTTAGACATTGCGCGAGCAATGCCTAAGAGCATCGGTCAAATTTCACTGATTGTGAGACAGGCAGCGTTATTGCGCGGAGTGGAATCGGTTGGGAAACAACTTGTGCAACTCGCCCATGACAGTACGGATCCAGCGACGGCTCTTGATGCCGCAGAGAAGGCTCTATCGGAAGTCATGAACAAGTTCGAGGGGGACAAAGGTCCAACCCACATTGGCGATGGTCTTATGGAGCACTGGGATACGATCGAGCGACGGTATCAGAACCGTGGAAAAGTCATGGGTGTGACGACGGGTCTGGATGATATCGACAGGCTTATCGGGGGATGGCAGGAAAAGGACTTTGTCATCATTGCAGCACGTCCAAGTATGGGCAAGACGGCATTCATGCTGGAATCAGCGAAAGCAACGTCTTTACAGGGGGCAGGAGTTATTTTCTCAGCGGAAATGGGCGAGGAGCAGTTATACGACAGACTACTGGCTTCTGAATCAACAATATCGCTCTTTTCCCTAAGAAACGGCCTAATCGATGACGATAAGTTTCCCGAGTTATCCCTGGCTGCAAGCTCTCTCAGTGACCGCATGTTGTACATCGACGACACTTCGCTAGTTACCATGTCGCACATCCGGTCAACATTGCGAAAGCTGAGACGGAAAGTGCCGGAAGAGACGAAGATGGTTGTCTACCTGGACTATCTGCAGTTGGTGCGGCAGAACGGCCGCAGTCGCAACGAAGAAGTCAGCGAGATAAGCCAAATGTGCAAGGCAACCGCAAAGGACTTAAATTGTACGTTTGTCGCATTATCCCAACTCTCTCGTAAGTGCGAAGAGAGGGGAAATAAACGCCCGATGCTTTCCGACCTTAGGGATTCGGGGAGCATTGAGCAAGACGCTGATATCGTCGCGTTTCTCTACCGGGATGAGTACTACAACCCCGAAACAGAGAAACAAAACATCATGGAATTTATCGTTGCAAAGAATCGAAACGGTCCAACAGGAACGGCCGAGTTGGTGTTTCTCAAGCAAAACCAGAAGTTCGTAAATCTCGCAAGGAGTGTTGGCAATGACGTTTCGTGA
- a CDS encoding MT-A70 family methyltransferase, translated as MVRVIPFPDKKYSVLYADPPWTYKDKAESGKRGVAFKYELMTIDEIQALPVHEIVDEDCVLFLWVTWPLLEEGLETMRAWGFKYKTVGFVWIKLLKRMDKLFATTLKTLQKITEGTLAARVLKAMLETMVFWGMGNWTRSNSEVCLIGIKGKPKRVDAGVHSVVLAPICEHSRKPDEVRARIERLMGDVPRIELFARTRIPGWDSWGNEVQT; from the coding sequence ATGGTTCGAGTGATTCCATTTCCGGATAAAAAGTATTCGGTGCTGTACGCGGACCCCCCGTGGACCTACAAGGATAAAGCCGAATCGGGCAAGCGTGGCGTGGCCTTTAAATACGAGCTGATGACCATTGATGAGATCCAAGCGTTGCCCGTGCACGAGATAGTTGACGAAGACTGTGTCTTGTTCCTATGGGTGACGTGGCCGCTCCTCGAGGAAGGGCTCGAGACGATGAGAGCGTGGGGGTTCAAATACAAGACGGTCGGGTTCGTGTGGATCAAGCTCTTAAAACGGATGGACAAGCTGTTCGCGACAACGCTCAAGACGCTCCAAAAAATCACGGAGGGAACGCTCGCGGCTCGAGTCCTCAAGGCGATGCTCGAAACGATGGTTTTTTGGGGGATGGGAAACTGGACGCGGTCGAATAGTGAGGTTTGTCTCATCGGCATCAAAGGCAAGCCGAAAAGAGTCGACGCAGGTGTACATTCTGTTGTCCTCGCTCCAATCTGTGAACATTCACGTAAGCCAGATGAAGTCAGAGCACGGATTGAGCGGTTAATGGGTGACGTGCCACGGATCGAATTGTTCGCCAGAACTCGAATACCGGGATGGGACTCCTGGGGAAATGAGGTGCAGACATGA
- a CDS encoding helix-turn-helix domain-containing protein — MASFAQRFKELREKRWTQDEAAEALGVSRSTIAGYESDTKGRIPRQDTLRKIADVFGVSVDYLLGRDDPSTKTEDDHVSPEEREFLDWVKEHVTGTFFYDFDKSPEESKREMMRGLKLIYEMEKGRKPGQKQGE, encoded by the coding sequence TTGGCATCTTTTGCTCAGAGATTTAAGGAATTACGCGAAAAGCGGTGGACACAAGATGAAGCGGCTGAAGCTCTCGGTGTTTCTCGATCAACAATAGCCGGATACGAATCGGACACTAAGGGCCGGATCCCACGACAGGACACGCTACGAAAAATAGCGGACGTGTTTGGCGTATCCGTTGACTATCTTCTTGGACGGGACGACCCATCAACTAAAACCGAAGATGACCACGTATCACCCGAAGAACGAGAATTTCTTGATTGGGTAAAGGAACACGTTACAGGTACGTTCTTCTATGACTTCGATAAATCACCTGAAGAATCGAAACGTGAGATGATGCGTGGGCTGAAGTTGATTTATGAGATGGAGAAAGGGCGTAAGCCCGGGCAGAAGCAGGGAGAGTGA
- a CDS encoding helix-turn-helix transcriptional regulator, which yields MAVNMQLSQRRQKLSLTHDEVASLANISRAYYTNIEAGRKTPSMRVAKRIADALKTDVNQIFFASNVPNRNEEDRAINRTHVAL from the coding sequence ATGGCAGTGAACATGCAACTAAGTCAACGTAGGCAGAAGTTAAGTTTAACTCATGACGAAGTTGCGAGTTTGGCGAACATCTCACGCGCTTACTACACAAATATCGAAGCAGGTCGGAAAACCCCATCTATGAGAGTTGCAAAACGTATCGCTGACGCACTTAAAACAGACGTTAACCAGATTTTTTTTGCGTCAAATGTTCCGAATCGGAACGAAGAAGACAGGGCCATAAATAGAACACACGTGGCATTGTAG